The following is a genomic window from Longimicrobiales bacterium.
GGATGCTGCCGCCCGAAAGGTCATTACTGACGCTGGCTACGGCCCCGATTACCGCTACTTCACTCATCGCGTCGGTCATGGGATGGGCATGGACGGCCATGAATGGCCCTATCTGGTGCGGGGCAATAAGCTGCCGTTGGCACCCGGCATGACATTTTCGGACGAACCAGGCATCTACCTTCCCGGCGAATTCGGAATCAGGCTTGAGGACGACATTGCCATCACGGAAGAAGGCGCGGAGATGTTTACGCCGTACAGTCTGTCGCTCGAAGACCCGTTCAATACCGGGGCCTGAACGATCAAGCTGTCTTCGTTCAGG
Proteins encoded in this region:
- a CDS encoding M24 family metallopeptidase, translating into RQLGFTGSAGVQVGEFSALPHGSRTPQTIREGSILLIDGGCSVEGYRSDISRTFVLGRATDKMKRVFDIELAAQKAAFAAARPGVPCEAVDAAARKVITDAGYGPDYRYFTHRVGHGMGMDGHEWPYLVRGNKLPLAPGMTFSDEPGIYLPGEFGIRLEDDIAITEEGAEMFTPYSLSLEDPFNTGA